The genomic stretch GACCGAAATAATTCAGAGGGATCTAAAGCTCAGTCTAGAAAttaaccaagaccacctcaaaagatgggtctgagaaagggctgggttgataaaaacGATTAATTGATCTAAATTTAATAGAtgaataatcgatccataaaaatagagattgatctagcacataaagctaaagtatgctagcttgatgctaacgtttaattaAATTTCTCATGGTACAGTTTACgttaacgctcggtcgacctaaacatacattgctgactaaatgtaCACCTTcatactcacaggcatgaattttccagaCTCATTTggaaacagtttgttaaagtaactatttgtagtctaaagcaaacatttttagctcatactttgcttattcttcttgaaaaaagtgtccTGCTAAAGCgcaagctccacctagtggccaaactgaaaagcCCTCCAGTAGAAGGAGAACATTGTTTACAATGTTTATGATCTGAACACctttgttggagcttctccttttgagaaaccatgtgaCAGCACATGCTActaacaatcttattatttcactacTAAATTTTACAATGTGTGAACTGATCAGATTAacatgaatatcttcaaaattATTGACATatatctaaataaatgtgtcaaaatgtatGAACTGtgtaaactgaattgaattgagaagattgagaaaaaaaaaatggaatttaatcAATCCAGACTGGTGACTcgaattgaatcgattctggaaattttTATTGATGCCCAGCCCTGGTCTGAGAGCTGTTCCTAGTCCCAAANNNNNNNNNNNNNNNNNNNNNNNNNNNNNNNNNNNNNNNNNNNNNNNNNNNNNNNNNNNNNNNNNNNNNNNNNNNNNNNNNNNNNNNNNNNNNNNNNNNNNNNNNNNNNNNNNNNNNNNNNNNNNNNNNNNNNNNNNNNNNNNNNNNNNNNNNNNNNNNNNNNNNNNNNNNNNNNNNNNNNNNNNNNNNNNNNNNNNNNNNNNNNNNNNNNNNNNATTTTACAATGTGTGAACTGAATCAGATTAacatgaatatcttcaaaattATTGacatatttctaaataaatgtgtcaaaatgtatGAACTGtgtaaactgaattgaattgagaagattgagaaaaaaaaaaatggaatttaatcAATCCAGACTGGTGACTCTaattgaatcgattctggaaatttttattgatacccagccctagtctgAGAGCTGTTCCTAGTCCCAAACCAAGGTtcgcttgggtgtattcagactctGGTTCACTGAGAGATAACCAAATGGGTCCAGTCTCAATGCAGCTTTACTGTCTGattcgtcttcttcttcttttttttttatttttttattattttttttttttataaaaggtgTTGTTCTGtctgaaataaaacacatataaaGTTAAGTTGTCAGATTTTTCTGTTATACATAAACCTTCGTTTGGCTGCTTGAGCATTTTTGCTTCATAGCTTTTTGAGCTTCCCCACCTATCCATAATACACTGAAAATTCATATGAAAAGGAACACTGAAACAGGAGTAAAAGTTGTActctttattagaaattcaaccAAAGAGGGGCAAAAgatacaaaacatattttagcttttcatGCACGTGTGTACAAACACACATCTAAAGTAAGTAGCATATGTCAGTGGCCATGAATAGAAGAATGAAAAAGAATACAGAAGCACAAAACTATGAAACACATTTATCAATCAATTTATTGATTGTGGTACAACTCTAACTTACAGGGTTACAACACACAAACTCTGGTCTAAATGATAGACAACTACCAATTCCAATTATCACTATATGACTATTACTAAATTTAGACGAATAGGATTAGTATGGCCTTgaaagcaattaaaaacaaatggaaataCTGCTGGTTGGCTCAGTCAAATCTGACTCAGGTGGTCACTAAAATGCCAAAGTTTTTGTTTACAgagaaaatatcaatatttctaCACATTCTGAGGTTTTAGTTAAGGTCAAGGGGAAACAGACTTACACTAGAGCTATCTAGTCCTGCGTGTGTGtttgaaaactacaaaaagagaagaatttAATTGGAATTTCACttgtaaaatctttaacatctgTCAAGaagtcaatatttaaaataaaataataaaaaaaatgttgcttgaaTGTAAACATTATGTATGgtgttttgcataaaaaagaaaattcattgagaaaaaaaaattaaatcagtaaTGCTGTTGTTGATTTGATCATAAATGTTTGAGTCAAagatattttttgcaattttagaCGTGAAAAAGCAGTTTCAACACAAGAAACTGCAGTGAAACATGCATGTATATCATAAACTCAACCGTCAAGCCAAGTTATGTTTATCACATTGTAATCAGTGTTGTCCTTCGCTGGTGTGATACTTGATAAAACACAATATCACTCGATTCCAGACACATTTTTCAAAGCAGCACATAACTTCTGTACAAGAGCACAACTGCTCTCCATCTTTAACTTTACACCTTTAAAAGATGTCAACCACTAAGTTCTTGTGTCAGTACATCAGATGAACACCCAGCAGCCTTATAAATGTATGAACAGCTGGAAAAGAAAGGAAGCAACCACCATTCTGTTGTTTGTTGCATATGGAGGCAAgattttcagaaatgtgttttagtgTTATCGCAACTTTAGAAGAACATTGACTTCATGCTAGTTAATATCCAAAGTGTATCTGCTTTATTGTTGATTTTAACTGGCTGTTGTTGCAGCTCTTTGGTGATTATTTTCTCCATCACTTTCTGCTGCCCTCACTGCTCAGGCCTGAAGCAGTAGACACCgtaagactttttctttttgtctgggAATCCAACAAAACGCACCGCAGCTTCTGTTGGGCTGCAGTTTTTACGGGGGTTGGCAATAGGGTAGCGGACACTTCCGTCCGCCAGCCAGCCGGCGTCACAGCGATCGTACCCCTCAAGCCTCCAGGCGGCATACATGTGGCCCACTTTGGCAATTTCTGCGCCGTCATCCAGGCATGCCTGCACAGCTTCGTCAAAACTCAGCCTTTCTGGCTGCACCAGCCAATAGAAATGTCCTGATGAGAGAGACACAGAAAATGTGGTTAAATTCGGAAATTTCCAAATTTTATCTGATCCACCAGAGAATCTGTAATCTGGTTTGAACAAAAGATTTACCGTTCagataacacaaaaaaaatcccgataaaattttaaaaaggcgTAAGCTTACCATTTTGTTTGGAGACATAGCAGAACACATCATAGCGACTGGTTTTCTTGTTTCGCTTTCCATAATTTCGAAGTCCAGGGCCATTTTGGGAGCCACCACAAGGCTCTCTGGGTTTGTTGATGGGATACTGCACCGTTCCGTCATTTAGCCAGCCAGCATTGCACCAGTCAAAACCGTCTTCCCATTGCTGAAACAGCTGTTCAAATGAGGCGACCACGGCGCCTTGGTCTGCACAGGCCTTCTCAGCACGCTCAAAGTTTAGGCTGTAGCGGCCCCCATGAGGGGAGTATGGGAAGACGACACCTGGAAGAGGGTCAGAAGCTATTTAGGAATACATGGCAAAAATTTATCATACTTAAGCTGTTAAtcttgaacatttgttttaagtCACTATAatttgtttcaatgtttttggcattttttgacacacacacacacacacacacacatatatatatatatatatatatatatatatatatatatatatatatatatatatatatgaactgTAGCAAAGATAAATTGTGAACAAGCTTATAAAACAGTTATGCATTGATCCCAAAGctattacaaacattttttacattttattttagaaaaaatcttttaatatatGGATCActaacaaatttaaactccaacGAGAAAGTACGGAATCCAAGGAAAGTGCCACATGTTTACAAAATGAATGTTAGAGGAAAAATATGACAGTTCCCTTCCTGCAAATGTTCCGGATTATTTGGTGAGTGTTCAAATTCTGGCACACTCTCTTCACTCTTAAGAATTCTTACTAAACAGCTGGCTTTGGAGGACATCCAATAGACTCACATTCAGTTCCTCCAGATCATCTCTTGAGAATTTCAGTGATCAGTTGTGAGGGATTATGAAATCCGGTTCATAATACGAGAGTCATAGAGAAACATTATGTTCTTGATTGGAAACCGTTCAGGAAGGTGGGAAGAGGACACTGggttaattaattgatttttatttttacttttgtgcttcggaagcaaaaatgtttatttagttattttattttgaaaatctcccAAAATAAGCGTAATACGTTTATGAAGTTTAACTTTTGAAGAAAGCAGTTTTTTGGCATTCTATTGACACAACGTGCCAATGTGGTTGAATTTAGTTATTTCATTTCCTTCTCTggaaaattgtaataaaatacacaaactcaaaatgatttttaaatgggGTTTGTTTAATGTTTCTATGATAAATCATCTGAAGTTTTTGTGGTATTAAATGTGTATCAAAGAACAACTatattctccttttttaatgctaaataaaattcaaacctAAAACAGCTGTAACTTTTGTAGAAGTTTGGATATAAGGCtgtgaaataaaagttaaattgcTTGGCAGGGATCAGTTGCTAcctaagaaaaatgaaaacatcaatgCAGATTTATCaaagaattaaagtaaaacaagacaaaaacaagtatttacCTTCTGGAATATCAGACTCCACCATCAATTCATAATCATGCAATGTTTCCTCTTCTCCATTGATAATCTCACAGCGGTATCTTCCAATGTCGTCCTTAGACACATCAGTGATCACTAGTGATGCATCATTATCACTAATCTTTTGTATATACACCCGGTTGTTAAAGCTTTTGGAGGTCCACTCATGTAATCCCATGGACCCCGCCAATTCTTCAAAATCGGCGTCTTCATCATCAGCTTTGTACCATAGAACTCGATGTCCAATTATTGAGTCTTCCAGCTGGCAGGGCAATGTGACAGTGGCACCCAGTTTAGCTTTaactaaacaaaagaaaagaggattaagcaattaaaaactgtaaattggACTTTGAAATTGTATAAACTGGATCTAGAAGATTTACTGCAGATTAAAAACTATCTTGAAGTAGCAGATGTTTGTgggataaagaaaataaaaaatttaaaatgtagtttcctGAGTCTGATTTTCCACAGTTTAGGGCTTCAGGCAGTCTTCATCCCCTACAGCCAATACTCCTCCTCTGTCTCTTTCCTGCTTATGTCAAGTCTTGGCAGTTGTTTCATCAAgccttttgttttctcaatATTACCTTTCGGAATGAAATTCTCATGTTTTATCCTCTACATCTGATTTATGTTAAACCCCAAAAAGGaatacaagaaagaaaaacctctttttttgccaaatttctCTGTTCTTCCGAGCCAATTCGGGTCACCATTTAGCTCAAAAACGTTTGAGTTTTAGTGCAGCACAAAAGGTTTCCATCATCTCCCTGACCTCCATGCACAGACCTTCAAAGCTTTTCTTTGGAAGGCTCTAACTGGCAAAACAAGGTTTGTGCCAGGGAATAATAGGCACCAGATGAATAGATGTGCAGGACCTGAAAAGTTGCTTAATCACAAACAAACGAATAaaccaaactaaataaaagttttgttaaGCTCTTTTGTACTAGAAAATGCATTGATGAGGAAGATAGCCTTTTGTTCTTTCTTGGTATccatccaaaaacaaacaagactaaaata from Oryzias melastigma strain HK-1 linkage group LG9, ASM292280v2, whole genome shotgun sequence encodes the following:
- the LOC112148358 gene encoding hyaluronan and proteoglycan link protein 1, coding for MMSLLCITVISLTLTGRAYCETNKVIPVKAKLGATVTLPCQLEDSIIGHRVLWYKADDEDADFEELAGSMGLHEWTSKSFNNRVYIQKISDNDASLVITDVSKDDIGRYRCEIINGEEETLHDYELMVESDIPEGVVFPYSPHGGRYSLNFERAEKACADQGAVVASFEQLFQQWEDGFDWCNAGWLNDGTVQYPINKPREPCGGSQNGPGLRNYGKRNKKTSRYDVFCYVSKQNGHFYWLVQPERLSFDEAVQACLDDGAEIAKVGHMYAAWRLEGYDRCDAGWLADGSVRYPIANPRKNCSPTEAAVRFVGFPDKKKKSYGVYCFRPEQ